A section of the Archocentrus centrarchus isolate MPI-CPG fArcCen1 chromosome 20, fArcCen1, whole genome shotgun sequence genome encodes:
- the LOC115799956 gene encoding uncharacterized protein K02A2.6-like — MSQPSSEGPSAASVTSADTRTSSASSSSTVHVIPERRMMAGIYGHMDIFDESGEQWATYIERFEHYVVANDIHEAKKVSVLFSVMGPKTYGLLRSLVAPVAPGTMTYKQAVTVLKDHFTPKPLVIAERFRFHKRNQGEGETVAQYVAVLKKLSEHCEFGAYLEDALRDRFVCGLKCEAVQKRLLTEENLTFKKAVEHAVSAETAARDVQQLSNSLKVNAVFSQGEKCRRCGKGNHSDDDCWYKDRECHQCGRKGHTKRMCRSKSKSSHEREHKHKDIKPEQKSHAHKRSVKDRKKKIHHVEANESESEGTKSDSDSDLGLYAVSQKGKYSRISVVPTVNGKKMEMELDTGAAVSLIPWELYKRKLYKFPLHPTDIILKTYTGEPLAPEGVVKVQVALNKQHAVLPLYVVKADAPPLFGREWLRAIQLNWRDLKTVHAIEYRQTDSLETVLKRHSAVFSDKLGTMRGVKARLTLRPNSVPKFCPPRNVPYALRPRVEAELTRLTELGVISPVAHSDWATPVVPVNKKDGAVRLCGDFKVTINPALCIDKYPIPRIEDLFASLAGGQRFSKLDLSNAYLQMEVEESSKKLLTISTQKGLFCFNRLPFGVASSPALFQKAMDQVLLGLPHTHCYLDDILVSGPDKQTHLKTLDAVLSRLEEYGLHLKQEKCLFFQESVEYLGHIIDAAGLHKSPEKVRAIVEAPAPGDVSKLRSFLGMLNYYGRFIPDLATVLKPLNELLNKEKKWQWTSACASAFQKAKALLVSQEVLTHYNPELPLRLACDASPYGVGAVLSHVMLDGDEKPIAYASRTLSKAEQNYAQIEREALAIVFGVRKFHQYLYGNTFTLLTDHRPLTTIFSPVKSTPSMAAARMQRWALMLSAHNYTIEYRKGALHANADGLSRFPHAPSEKQGAVEVFYTSQLDTLPVSNAEIKRHTMSDSTLSRVMEMVTTGRFPAAKDAGELSPYLQRRHDLTVQHGCLMWGLRVIVPPKLRPRVLTELHSAHPGVVRMKSLARSYVWWPSIDSQIEHQAKSCHSCQRVQKDPGLAPLHPWMWPSSPWERIHVDFAGPFEGHMYLVIVDAHSKWPEVHIMDSTTSSKTIQVLRGLFSRYGIPHSLVSDNGPQFCSEEFSTFLKANGVKHIRSAPYHPASNGLAERFVQTFKHALKSSRGTTPVQQRLDTFLLTYRNTPHATTKESPAMLFIGRKLRSRLDFLKPSMAGTVHQSQEAQQQRRQLHSKQRQFELGEPVLVRDYRRGEDKWTQAVVIEKTGPVSYKVHVGTQGVWKRHVDQMLTRPESDPPETAGSFPVSCPLSLPQTTTPDPNTPQQKEDTDTVPHTPHAPPKTPKTLKTPQSTEMTHTEHSETTGPVRRYPVRITRPPVRYRDQ; from the exons ATGAGCCAACCATCATCGGAGGGCCCGAGTGCAGCTAGTGTTACATCTGCGGATACAAGGACATCGAGTGCTTCGAGTTCATCTACAGTGCACGTAATCCCAGAAAGACGTATGATGGCTGGAATATATGGACATATGGACATTTTCGATGAGTCTGGTGAGCAATGGGCAACGTATATTGAACGTTTTGAGCATTACGTGGTGGCTAATGACATTCATGAGGCTAAGAAAGTTTCAGTACTGTTCAGTGTGATGGGACCTAAAACGTATGGACTGCTTCGTAGCTTAGTAGCTCCCGTGGCACCTGGCACAATGACTTACAAACAGGCTGTGACTGTGCTTAAAGATCACTTCACACCGAAACCGCTTGTTATAGCCGAGAGGTTCAGGTTCCACAAGCGAAATCAGGGGGAAGGAGAAACGGTAGCACAGTATGTAGCAGTGCTCAAGAAGCTATCGGAACACTGTGAGTTCGGGGCTTACCTAGAGGACGCTCTGAGGGACAGATTTGTTTGCGGATTGAAATGCGAAGCTGTGCAGAAACGCCTTCTGACTGAGGAAAACCTCACGTTCAAGAAAGCTGTTGAACATGCAGtgtcagcagagacagcagcacgCGACGTACAGCAGTTAAGTAATTCCCTGAAAGTAAACGCAGTGTTTTCGCAAGGTGAAAAATGCCGCCGCTGTGGGAAGGGAAATCATAGTGATGATGACTGCTGGTACAAAGACCGCGAATGTCACCAGTGCGGGAGGAAGGGCCACACGAAACGAATGTGCAGGAGTAAATCAAAAAGCAGTCATGAAagagaacataaacacaaagatattaagcctgaacagaaaagccatgcacacaaacgcagcgtgaaagatagaaagaaaaagatccatCACGTCGAGGcgaatgaaagtgaaagtgaaggaaCGAAATCGGATAGTGACAGTGACTTGGGACTGTATGCAGTGTCTCAGAAAGGGAAATATTCACGCATATCAGTAGTGCCAACCGTTAacggaaagaaaatggagatggAATTGGATACAGGGGCTGCAGTGTCATTGATTCCTTGGGAACTGTACAAACGAAAGCTGTATAAGTTTCCTCTGCATCCCACTGATATCATACTAAAGACATACACAGGAGAGCCTTTGGCACCAGAAGGAGTTGTTAAAGTGCAAGTGGCATTGAACAAGCAACACGCTGTCTTGCCACTGTATGTGGTGAAGGCGGATGCTCCACCATTATTTGGCAGGGAGTGGCTGAGAGCCATTCAACTAAATTGGAgagacttaaagactgtacatgCAATTgagtacagacagacagacagcttagAGACAGTGTTAAAGAGACACTCCGCTGTTTTCTCCGATAAGTTAGGCACCATGAGAGGAGTGAAAGCCAGGCTCACTCTAAGACCAAACAGTGTACCCAAATTCTGCCCACCACGCAATGTGCCATATGCTCTTCGACCGCGAGTGGAAGCTGAGCTGACACGCCTCACTGAGCTTGGCGTCATCTCACCTGTGGCGCATAGTGACTGGGCTACGCCAGTGGTGCCCGTGAACAAGAAGGACGGCGCCGTGAGACTCTGCGGGGACTTCAAAGTCACCATCAACCCAGCTCTCTGCATCGACAAGTACCCAATTCCACGTATTGAGGACTTGTTTGCTTCTCTCGCTGGAGGTCAACGCTTCAGTAAACTGGATCTATCTAATGCATATCTACAGATGGAAGTAGAAGAGAGCTCCAAGAAGTTGCTGACCATCTCAACACAGAAAGGACTGTTCTGCTTCAACCGCTTGCCGTTTGGTGTAGCGTCATCGCCCGCCTTGTTCCAGAAGGCAATGGACCAGGTGCTCCTCGGACTGCCACACACTCACTGCTACCTGGACGACATACTGGTCAGTGGTCCTGACAAGCAGACACACCTGAAAACTCTGGATGCAGTACTCAGCAGGCTAGAGGAATACGGCCTGCACCTCAAGCAAGAGAAatgtctcttcttccaggaatcCGTGGAATACCTGGGCCACATCATCGATGCTGCTGGGCTCCACAAGTCACCGGAGAAGGTACGTGCCATCGTGGAAGCACCAGCACCAGGCGATGTAAGTAAACTTCGATCTTTCCTAGGAATGCTAAACTATTATGGACGCTTTATCCCTGATCTGGCCACTGTGCTAAAGCCGTtgaatgaactgctgaacaaagaaaagaaatggcagtGGACGTCAGCCTGTGCATCAGCGTTCCAGAAAGCCAAAGCACTCCTGGTATCACAAGAGGTGCTCACACACTACAACCCTGAGTTGCCTCTCCGTCTCGCTTGCGATGCTTCACCCTATGGGGTCGGAGCTGTTCTCTCGCATGTCATGCTGGATGGCGATGAAAAACCCATCGCCTATGCATCCAGAACTCtcagcaaagcagaacaaaactacGCTCAGATTGAGAGGGAGGCGTTAGCGATAGTCTTTGGAGTACGCAAGTTCCACCAGTACCTGTATGGCAATACATTCACGCTACTCACTGACCATCGCCCGCTTACAACCATCTTCAGTCCAGTGAAAAGCACACCATCTATGGCTGCAGCTCGCATGCAACGCTGGGCGCTCATGCTTTCCGCTCACAATTACACCATTGAGTACCGAAAGGGGGCCCTACATGCCAACGCTGATGGACTGTCAAG attccctCATGCCCCCAGTGAGAAACAAGGTGCAGTGGAGGTGTTCTACACGTCACAGTTGGACACATTGCCAGTCAGCAACGCCGAGATCAAGCGTCACACCATGTCGGATTCCACCCTGTCCCGTGTCATGGAAATGGTCACAACTGGTCGTTTTCCAGCTGCAAAGGACGCAGGTGAGCTGTCTCCCTATCTCCAGCGCCGCCATGATCTCACTGTGCAGCACGGATGCCTTATGTGGGGGTTGAGAGTGATTGTGCCACCCAAACTGCGCCCCCGGGTGCTGACAGAGCTACACTCAGCACACCCAGGTGTAGTAAGGATGAAGAGCTTAGCTCGTAGCTACGTTTGGTGGCCCAGCATCGACTCCCAGATCGAGCACCAAGCAAAATCATGCCACTCATGTCAACGAGTGCAGAAAGACCCTGGCCTAGCACCCTTACACCCGTGGATGTGGCCATCCAGTCCTTGGGAACGGATTCATGTGGACTTTGCAGGTCCATTTGAAGGGCACATGTACCTGGTCATAGTGGACGCACACTCCAAATGGCCCGAGGTGCACATCATGGATAGCACCACATCCAGCAAAACCATCCAAGTGCTTAGGGGACTTTTTAGTCGCTATGGCATTCCACACAGTCTTGTAAGCGACAACGGCCctcagttctgctctgaagaattcAGCACGTTTCTGAAAGCCAATGGAGTCAAACACATTCGCTCAGCACCATACCACCCTGCCTCCAATGGCTTGGCAGAGCGATTTGTGCAAACCTTCAAGCACGCTCTGAAATCTTCCAGAGGAACTACACCAGTGCAGCAGCGTCTGGATACGTTCCTCCTGACCTACCGTAACACCCCCCATGCAACAACCAAGGAAAGCCCTGCAATGCTGTTCATCGGACGCAAGCTGCGTTCTCGACTGGATTTCCTGAAACCAAGTATGGCTGGAACAGTGCACCAGTCACAAGAGGCTCAACAGCAACGACGCCAGCTACACTCTAAACAGAGACAGTTTGAACTTGGTGAGCCAGTGCTCGTGCGTGATTATAGGAGGGGGGAGGATAAGTGGACGCAAGCTGTGGTGATCGAGAAGACCGGACCAGTGTCCTACAAGGTACATGTGGGAACACAAGGGGTCTGGAAGCGTCATGTGGACCAGATGCTGACTCGGCCCGAGTCAGACCCACCAGAGACTGCAGGGAGTTTTCCTGTGAGTTGTCCACTGTCACTTCCTCAGACAACCACACCTGACCCAAATACACCTCAACAGAAGGAGGATACTGATACAgtgccacacacaccacatgcaccaccaaaaacacccaaaacactcaagacaccacagtccacagaaatgacacacacagaacattcaGAGACAACAGGGCCTGTTCGACGATATCCTGTGAGGATCACACGTCCGCCGGTACGTTACAGGGATCAGTAA